A single genomic interval of Anopheles marshallii chromosome 2, idAnoMarsDA_429_01, whole genome shotgun sequence harbors:
- the LOC128709428 gene encoding uncharacterized protein LOC128709428 codes for MSQVDNPIQITHYINPHRFYYKPETAYMQEHEQVKFATAFNEYCENEYGIIFETVRNTPSWKHPKPGDLVALRSNQLQRWIRCEMEDVMVDVNETTWYYLWAIDEGLPIKTLTTYVRPLPQAFGQEPAHAKRGAMINILPGETQYDYMEDKPRLVPSIKWSCGIVSTLELMLESAESISFFPTTQYVLQNETIHVGELFITTQSNITHNVGKKLREACPNQLMFTTKDATYFKGIVYLGALYKQRYVNNEGFDNHVVNNFVTKISRYDPTSPQYMDTQTDTKVYEWLKQNQEARIAILAQQKAAKDENNEASPIQQTTIPAKNNLATASALKKCLERAKYEIDKKDATTNMTDLSIQKRDDSEHAAVSNSKRSNLMQKIKRQQVVRQMSNTGCASSSNTSE; via the exons ATGTCGCAAGTTGATAATCCAATACAGATTACGCACTATATTAATCCTCATCGATTCTATTACAAACCGGAAACGGCGTACATGCAAGAACATGAACAAGTAAAGTTTGCGACAGCATTCAACGAGTACTGTGAAAACGAATATGGAATAATTTTCGAAACTGTTCGTAACACTCCATCGTGGAAACATCCAAAGCCGGGCGACTTGGTAGCACTGCGCAGTAATCAGCTCCAGCGATGGATACGCTGCGAGATGGAAGATGTTATGGTGGATGTGAATGAAACCACATGGTACTATTTGTGGGCCATCGATGAGGGCTTACCGATTAAAACACTTACCACATACGTACGGCCTCTACCGCAAGCTTTCGGGCAGGAACCGGCGCACGCGAAAAGAGGTGCCATGATAAACATTCTGCCAGGGGAGACG CAATACGATTATATGGAAGACAAACCAAGACTGGTACCCAGCATCAAGTGGAGTTGCGGCATAGTGAGCACATTAGAATTGATGTTGGAAAGTGCAGAAAGTATTTCGTTTTTCCCAACCACTCAGTACGTActgcaaaatgaaacgattcaTGTTGGTGAATTGTTTATTACAACGCAATCAAACATAACACACAACGTGGGGAAAAAGCTTCGTGAAGCGTGCCCCAATCAGTTGATGTTTACGACAAAAGatgcaacatattttaaag GAATCGTATATCTAGGCGCGTTATACAAGCAACGATACGTTAATAATGAAGGATTTGATAATCATGTCGTGAATAATTTTGTAACCAAAATAAGCCGTTACGATCCAACTAGCCCTCAATACATGGACACTCAAACGGATACTAAGGTGTACGAATggttgaaacaaaatcagGAAGCACGCATTGCTATACTGGCACAGCAAAAGGCTGCTAAAGACGAAAACAACGAAGCATCACCAATCCAGCAAACTACCATACCAGCAAAGAACAATCTTGCTACAGCATCTgcattgaaaaaatgtttagaaCGTGCCAAATACgaaatagataaaaaagaTGCGACGACAAATATGACCGATCTTTCTATCCAAAAACGTGACGATAGTGAACATGCCGCTGTCTCGAATAGCAAGCGATCGAATTTaatgcagaaaataaaacgacaGCAGGTTGTACGGCAGATGAGTAATACCGGCTGTGCAAGTTCATCCAATACTTCGGAATAA